In the Anastrepha obliqua isolate idAnaObli1 chromosome 1, idAnaObli1_1.0, whole genome shotgun sequence genome, one interval contains:
- the LOC129245085 gene encoding putative cyclin-dependent serine/threonine-protein kinase DDB_G0272797/DDB_G0274007 — translation MDLATVPPELEELLICSCCHLPFNDNDALPKLFTCRHYFCLKCVNSLLREGSDELYCVHCWKRTELQGPEPRTDSLPTYNAILYLTQNLTSLSLKMKTGERDRQQRSSSIASNGSTGALSGSGALNSSANNNNNSNNDGSNSNISSIGVGVGNSNNNNVDKLKMTENCMTHAMPNTLWCSVCNMLLCRACAATEEHRSHLVKNKIEAKESLRTDISNELLGMQKTLNDVQHLVLKQRDFLLKILESCTTLKTQIETELINHMPTLEISEIRDNLCKARLCLEMLDKQTPAEAMKLYTTLHGEKQRLMAKYQEMFLQCKLDDMIRNCGYVFDFDLIKQALVQMHNCVLNGGNLDNFGVGSVIGGLNGITGTHHQNPVLLLANYCISQLYSRHMLVLKQQQQQQQHQQQQQQQHAQQQQHQQQQQHLLSNGLLTSMISHVSLANSINGNIPTSNANFTHATYAQALQQNQPASNSVSQQQQQQQQQLQANNPPSPVHKTYADIIALSNKSTTNLQNAQQQQQLLQQQQSTGSSFSEIAPIGTPATTSSTSVVVGAQRNTTSHLFSSNDLNGLGLSLLHLQQQTASNAQQQQSKSTLLLNPSVHVYPIYYFNIEINGQHSGRILIEVRSDVAPKMAKNFNALATQELGYGYKGCHIFQCWENESIITGDFELNNGRGGRSVYDEGFFMPDDTKILAIRGSVGMRRSQKRHDNLGLVGSQFRIILREMRGFTGIFAFVVEGLDLVEKISQTGDATGKPQSSVVIVSCGKYQLG, via the coding sequence ATGGACTTGGCGACCGTACCACCGGAGCTTGAAGAGCTCCTCATCTGCAGCTGCTGCCATCTGCCCTTCAACGATAACGATGCCCTGCCCAAGCTGTTCACGTGTCGTCACTACTTCTGCCTCAAATGTGTCAATTCATTGCTGCGCGAGGGTAGCGATGAACTCTActgtgtacactgttggaaacgCACTGAACTACAAGGACCCGAGCCACGCACCGACAGTCTACCCACCTACAATGCGATTTTGTATCTCACTCAGAATTTGACTTCGCTTAGTTTGAAAATGAAAACCGGCGAACGTGATCGTCAGCAACGTTCCTCGTCGATTGCTTCGAATGGATCTACTGGTGCGCTCAGCGGGAGTGGCGCACTCAATAGCAGtgccaataataacaacaacagcaacaacgacgGCAGCAATAGCAATATTAGTAGtattggtgttggtgttggcaacagcaacaacaacaacgttgataaattaaaaatgaccGAAAACTGCATGACCCATGCCATGCCGAACACATTGTGGTGCAGCGTTTGCAACATGTTGCTATGTCGTGCCTGTGCCGCTACTGAAGAGCACCGCTCACATTTGGTGAAGAACAAAATCGAGGCTAAAGAATCACTACGTACGGACATATCAAACGAACTGCTCGGCATGCAGAAGACGCTTAACGATGTGCAACATCTAGTTTTGAAGCAACGCGATTTTCtgctaaaaatattagaaagttGCACCACGCTCAAGACGCAAATCGAGACGGAGCTGATCAATCATATGCCCACTCTAGAGATTTCCGAAATACGTGACAATTTGTGTAAGGCGCGTTTGTGTCTCGAAATGCTGGACAAGCAAACGCCTGCCGAGGCAATGAAACTCTATACAACGCTGCATGGCGAGAAGCAGCGTCTTATGGCTAAGTATCAGGAAATGTTTTTGCAATGTAAGCTAGACGATATGATTCGCAATTGCGGTTATGTTTTCGATTTTGACCTTATCAAGCAGGCGCTCGTGCAAATGCACAATTGCGTGCTCAATGGCGGCAATTTGGATAATTTTGGTGTGGGCTCAGTGATTGGGGGTCTGAATGGCATTACTGGCACGCATCATCAGAATCCAGTTTTGCTTTTGGCCAACTATTGCATATCGCAATTGTACTCCCGTCATATGTTGGTGctcaagcagcagcagcagcaacagcagcatcaacaacaacagcagcaacagcatgcgcaacagcagcagcatcaacagcaacagcagcatttGCTATCGAATGGTCTGCTCACGTCCATGATTTCACATGTAAGCCTCGCCAATTCGATCAACGGCAACATTCCTACTTCGAATGCCAATTTTACACACGCAACATACGCACAGGCACTGCAGCAGAATCAACCGGCGAGCAATAGTGTTtcgcagcaacagcagcaacaacaacaacagctacaaGCAAACAATCCCCCTTCGCCGGTGCACAAGACTTACGCCGATATCATTGCGCTCTCCAACAAATCCACTACGAATTTGCAAAatgctcaacaacaacaacaattgctacagcaacaacaatccaCGGGTAGTAGCTTTTCGGAAATTGCACCTATTGGCACACCAGCCACCACATCCTCCACTTCGGTAGTCGTTGGCGCCCAACGCAATACCACATCACATCTTTTTTCCAGCAATGACCTCAACGGTTTAGGTTTAAGCCTCTTGCATCTACAGCAACAAACTGCTTCCAatgcacagcaacaacaatcgaAATCAACATTGTTACTCAATCCCAGCGTACACGTCTACCCAATCTATTACTTTAACATCGAGATTAACGGTCAGCATTCGGGACGTATTCTTATAGAAGTGCGCAGTGATGTAGCACCGAAAATGGCTAAGAATTTCAATGCACTCGCCACGCAGGAGCTCGGTTACGGTTATAAGGGTTGTCACATTTTCCAATGTTGGGAAAATGAAAGTATTATTACGGGcgattttgaattgaataatgGACGTGGCGGACGTTCTGTATACGATGAGGGCTTCTTTATGCCAGATGATACTAAAATATTAGCCATACGCGGTTCGGTCGGCATGCGACGCAGTCAGAAGCGTCATGATAACTTAGGACTTGTAGGTTCACAGTTCCGTATAATTTTAAGAGAAATGCGTGGATTTACCGGAATTTTTGCATTTGTAGTTGAAGGCTTGGATTTGGTAGAGAAGATATCACAAACGGGTGATGCAACGGGCAAGCCCCAAAGTAGCGTTGTTATTGTTAGTTGTGGCAAATATCAATTGGGTTAG